One Thermofilum pendens Hrk 5 DNA segment encodes these proteins:
- a CDS encoding transaldolase family protein has product MPKTIWDLPSPPPARGHAGLAVFLASQGFPELGADHLLNPLTAPRYSELVGQVVRRVGLLLRGDAGLELARNAVKLLVEVGLNSVGFEAVWAGVPAAESEKAYRFAVSFLGELEEDERVREAASAVVKGMLSDMGKVMSSNPRAKSMLRWMSEEIERQVDWRHPASSFLAGARRVIEGNAYYRMYKLGLCRFGNDYALGLRWLRRLGFVQVSTNPVLAAEAYKDDPGLWEAFEEYLRRHPELVERAESDPDELAMAATLIALWPNMEVFRPVAHLLDFKDGMISYQLNPNVADSVEGSVRDALKIYRLSEEYFEKYDEYLLWGWPSTMERGRPNIVFKVAGSSEAAIEITRMLESMGIGTNNTVTFAVSQEVQLILAKLDGRAKAVKKGVKLTKSYETNMGGRLEAHLREVKAAELIKTALRQLENPEEELARLARELGVQGAEPGKPWEAPTGWGYSVRAETLDEKAELVASQAYVKSLKDPRLAEFLLKARVCGATREEVEACLAAWEEAISLSGTLVARRVWGIFFSDENMPRWIAYLVSRYGLSYDEAVEVLGGIDVLPASKRKPEDTLYTLAARNMTNTEFPNHQLNVHMAYASGKVRLEDYANAVLRGAPREVEELLVKMEDFRKAYELTEELLRVLREVGIPGAELLGSGGLKPEEWVSFGPRVKTMKGFTNAYNEFRSRCLELAKRLAAK; this is encoded by the coding sequence ATGCCGAAGACTATATGGGATCTCCCGTCCCCGCCGCCAGCAAGGGGCCACGCGGGGCTCGCGGTTTTCCTAGCGTCGCAGGGCTTCCCGGAGCTAGGCGCGGACCACTTGCTCAACCCACTCACGGCGCCCAGGTACTCGGAGCTCGTAGGGCAGGTCGTCAGGAGGGTCGGGCTGTTGCTACGCGGGGACGCGGGGCTGGAGCTCGCCCGTAACGCTGTGAAGCTCCTGGTAGAGGTGGGTCTTAACAGTGTAGGCTTCGAAGCCGTGTGGGCAGGCGTCCCCGCCGCCGAGTCCGAGAAGGCTTACCGGTTCGCGGTGAGCTTCCTCGGGGAGCTGGAGGAGGACGAGAGGGTCAGAGAGGCGGCGTCCGCGGTCGTTAAGGGCATGCTCTCCGACATGGGGAAGGTCATGTCGAGCAACCCTAGGGCTAAGAGCATGCTGAGGTGGATGTCCGAGGAGATAGAGAGGCAGGTCGACTGGCGCCACCCCGCTTCAAGCTTCCTGGCCGGCGCGAGGAGGGTTATAGAGGGGAACGCCTACTACAGGATGTACAAGCTCGGGCTTTGCCGCTTCGGCAACGACTACGCCTTGGGGCTGAGGTGGCTTAGGCGCCTAGGCTTCGTCCAGGTCTCGACGAACCCCGTTCTCGCAGCGGAGGCGTACAAGGACGACCCCGGGCTCTGGGAGGCCTTCGAGGAGTACCTGAGAAGGCACCCGGAGCTCGTTGAGAGGGCCGAGAGCGACCCGGACGAGCTCGCAATGGCGGCTACACTCATAGCCCTCTGGCCGAACATGGAGGTCTTCCGACCCGTCGCGCACCTCCTCGACTTCAAGGACGGGATGATAAGCTACCAGCTGAACCCCAACGTCGCCGACAGCGTGGAGGGTAGCGTTAGGGACGCGTTGAAGATATACAGGCTCAGCGAGGAGTACTTCGAGAAGTACGACGAGTACCTTCTCTGGGGGTGGCCCAGCACCATGGAGAGGGGGAGGCCCAACATAGTCTTCAAGGTTGCCGGTAGTAGCGAGGCGGCGATAGAGATCACGAGGATGCTCGAGAGCATGGGCATAGGCACGAACAACACGGTTACGTTCGCCGTCTCCCAGGAGGTGCAACTCATCCTCGCCAAGCTCGACGGAAGGGCGAAGGCCGTCAAGAAGGGGGTCAAGCTCACGAAGTCCTACGAGACTAACATGGGCGGCAGGCTAGAGGCCCACCTCCGGGAGGTCAAGGCGGCGGAGCTCATAAAGACGGCCCTCAGGCAGCTCGAAAACCCAGAGGAGGAGCTCGCGCGGCTAGCCAGGGAGCTCGGAGTACAAGGGGCGGAGCCCGGTAAGCCCTGGGAGGCTCCCACGGGCTGGGGCTACAGCGTGAGGGCGGAGACGCTCGACGAGAAGGCAGAGCTCGTAGCGAGCCAGGCCTACGTGAAGTCCTTGAAGGATCCGCGGCTCGCCGAGTTCCTGCTGAAAGCGAGGGTCTGCGGGGCTACACGCGAGGAGGTCGAGGCCTGCCTGGCCGCCTGGGAGGAGGCGATAAGCCTCTCCGGGACGCTGGTTGCCAGGAGGGTTTGGGGTATATTCTTCAGCGACGAGAACATGCCGAGGTGGATAGCCTACCTCGTCTCCAGGTACGGGCTCAGCTACGACGAGGCAGTCGAGGTGCTCGGCGGCATAGACGTGTTGCCGGCCTCGAAGAGGAAGCCCGAGGACACCCTCTACACGCTCGCCGCGAGGAACATGACGAACACGGAGTTCCCGAACCACCAGCTGAACGTGCACATGGCGTACGCAAGCGGCAAGGTCCGCCTGGAGGACTACGCTAACGCCGTGCTCAGAGGTGCCCCCAGGGAGGTGGAGGAGCTCTTAGTGAAGATGGAGGACTTCAGAAAGGCCTACGAGCTTACAGAGGAGCTCTTAAGAGTGCTCAGAGAGGTGGGGATACCCGGCGCCGAGCTCCTCGGAAGCGGCGGGTTGAAGCCGGAGGAATGGGTCTCCTTCGGCCCCAGGGTTAAGACGATGAAGGGCTTCACGAACGCCTACAACGAGTTTAGATCCAGGTGCTTGGAGCTCGCCAAGCGCCTCGCCGCGAAATGA
- a CDS encoding ABC transporter ATP-binding protein: MARVAVKDLVKRFGKVVAVDRVSFEAKDGEFLVLLGPSGCGKTTTLRMIAGLETPDEGEIYIGDRLVNDLPPKDRDVAMVFQNYALYPHMKVYDNIAFPLRIRKLPADEIDRRVREVAKLLRIEELLDRYPRQLSGGQQQRVALGRALVRQPQVFLMDEPLSNLDAKLRVYMRAELKRLQRELGITTIYVTHDQAEAMTMADRVAVMNEGKIMQLADPAELYFRPANTFVAGFIGAPAMNFVDASAKVEDDTVVLDTGIYRIRLPKDASEVLIKQGVPSEVIFGIRPEHITVSKQEFPGSFAAEVFVTEPLGSETIIDFKHGDAILKAKYPGHFEASPGEKIYIGFQLQYAHVFDKKTGKALV; this comes from the coding sequence TTGGCACGTGTAGCCGTCAAAGATCTTGTGAAAAGGTTTGGAAAAGTGGTTGCCGTCGACAGGGTCTCCTTCGAGGCTAAGGACGGCGAGTTCCTCGTTCTCCTCGGCCCCAGCGGGTGCGGGAAGACCACTACCCTGAGGATGATAGCCGGGCTAGAGACGCCAGACGAGGGAGAGATCTACATCGGGGACAGGCTCGTGAACGACCTGCCGCCCAAGGATAGGGACGTGGCGATGGTGTTCCAAAACTACGCTCTCTACCCGCACATGAAGGTATACGATAACATCGCTTTCCCGCTCAGGATAAGGAAGCTGCCGGCCGACGAGATAGACCGCAGAGTCAGAGAGGTGGCAAAGCTCCTGAGGATAGAGGAGTTGCTGGACAGGTACCCGAGGCAGCTGAGCGGCGGGCAACAGCAGAGGGTCGCCCTGGGTAGGGCTCTCGTGAGGCAGCCACAGGTCTTCCTGATGGACGAGCCTCTCAGCAACCTCGACGCAAAGCTGAGGGTGTACATGAGGGCTGAGCTGAAGAGGCTTCAGAGAGAGCTCGGCATAACAACGATCTACGTTACCCACGACCAAGCGGAGGCTATGACCATGGCGGACAGGGTAGCTGTGATGAACGAGGGGAAGATAATGCAGCTCGCAGACCCCGCCGAGCTCTACTTCAGGCCCGCGAACACCTTCGTTGCGGGCTTCATAGGAGCCCCGGCGATGAACTTCGTAGACGCCTCGGCGAAGGTTGAAGACGACACGGTCGTGCTCGACACGGGGATCTACCGCATCAGGCTCCCCAAGGACGCCTCCGAGGTGCTGATAAAGCAGGGCGTGCCGAGCGAGGTCATATTCGGTATAAGGCCTGAGCACATCACCGTTAGCAAGCAGGAGTTCCCCGGGAGCTTCGCCGCGGAGGTCTTCGTAACGGAGCCCCTAGGATCGGAGACGATAATCGACTTCAAGCATGGAGACGCTATACTCAAGGCGAAGTACCCCGGGCACTTCGAGGCCTCTCCGGGAGAGAAGATATACATAGGCTTCCAGCTACAGTACGCCCACGTGTTCGACAAGAAGACAGGAAAAGCCCTAGTCTAG
- a CDS encoding C-glycoside deglycosidase beta subunit domain-containing protein — protein MAFLPRALLKRLYVKGSMKLEHGYLSFKLKNSLATASLNAPVKVKVDDAEVKPEEVVIVVSGRTLKSSEISEANPVEVPVGTEVEVRIPGSYAPGKHKVALEISVKGYGRGSFEVEDEAK, from the coding sequence ATGGCATTCCTTCCGCGAGCCCTTCTCAAAAGGCTGTACGTGAAGGGTAGCATGAAGCTCGAGCACGGCTACCTCTCCTTCAAGCTCAAGAACAGCCTGGCAACAGCTTCTCTCAACGCCCCGGTGAAGGTGAAGGTTGACGACGCAGAGGTAAAGCCCGAGGAAGTAGTGATAGTCGTCTCCGGAAGAACACTGAAGTCCTCGGAGATCTCCGAGGCCAACCCGGTGGAGGTCCCGGTGGGGACCGAGGTAGAGGTGAGAATCCCCGGTAGCTACGCGCCCGGCAAGCATAAAGTAGCCTTGGAGATCTCGGTGAAAGGGTACGGTAGGGGAAGCTTCGAGGTAGAAGACGAGGCAAAATAA
- a CDS encoding glycerophosphodiester phosphodiesterase, translating to MPGKNFSLTGHRGAAALEPENTLPSFLKAYECGATGIEFDVRLTRDGVVVAHDDELERVAGVKGRVSEKTYSELLGVRVGGRARIPTLREVLSLAKGRLSVDIELKVVGAEAEVVDSLRELRMVDDALVTSFVPEALRRVKELAPEVSVGVLLEEWDDEYLEIAEKLGAEALLPYYEALSRDLVERIKKRGFKVITWTVDDPEVAERLYRLGIDGVITDDPCLLARRLRFTGG from the coding sequence GTGCCCGGGAAAAACTTCAGCTTGACGGGTCATAGGGGCGCAGCCGCGCTGGAGCCGGAAAACACCCTCCCCTCCTTTCTGAAGGCCTACGAGTGCGGGGCTACGGGTATCGAGTTCGACGTGCGCTTGACGCGTGACGGCGTCGTCGTGGCGCACGACGACGAGTTAGAGAGGGTTGCGGGGGTTAAGGGTAGGGTGAGCGAGAAGACCTACTCGGAGTTGCTCGGGGTCAGGGTGGGGGGCAGGGCGCGTATCCCGACTCTCAGGGAGGTTCTCTCCCTGGCTAAGGGCAGGCTGAGCGTGGATATAGAGCTTAAGGTCGTGGGGGCGGAGGCTGAGGTCGTGGATTCCCTGAGAGAGTTGCGGATGGTCGACGACGCGCTGGTAACGTCGTTTGTACCCGAGGCTCTGCGGAGAGTCAAGGAGCTGGCGCCGGAGGTGAGCGTGGGTGTACTGCTCGAAGAGTGGGACGACGAGTACCTCGAGATAGCCGAAAAGCTGGGTGCAGAGGCTTTGCTACCGTACTACGAGGCGCTGAGCCGCGACCTTGTCGAGAGGATAAAGAAGCGGGGCTTCAAGGTGATAACGTGGACCGTGGACGACCCGGAGGTCGCGGAGCGGCTCTACAGGCTGGGGATCGACGGGGTAATAACGGACGACCCTTGCCTGCTTGCACGCAGGCTTAGGTTCACGGGAGGCTAG
- a CDS encoding transglutaminase-like domain-containing protein, translated as MARRLSAVVLLLLVVFSVAESSGSPGVEVTGLTVKVGTLVGGVFVERPNRTVNAGEKVAVKVVVEVRGDAGTRYEGSLKLSVANPLGVVVGEDSRNWSSTLRGAGEEWEFTFVYEFPPSALRGYYNVDVSVKVLNSVSRGRVSFFYRGLVDRRNVVNVTYVLVLEGTGEVGELRVALPQADSMTFAAGPVVSPRPSRVEKDELGNVYAVYEKVAEGAFRKEFKVSFVGVQEVSLVSADAPIDSLRSLPPGLEEFLRPSPYIESDSPEIVEVARRLSSGVSTVRQLASRIADYVSSTLRYNDALRSIRDSWSLGALWALHAKQGMCLQFARLYVAIARAAGLPARVVEGLVVTPPGGSSSYLHAYAEFYLPGYGWVPVEPQLPGRYVGLVPPVPGYVPLVKGLGEERAGSRDSVSTQFTYSYRLYPYEGLSGSVKLSVKYPRELLYGDLIKVNVSVEPRDAVSEVAVTAPNGSRYEYRLVGPGSVVLAASDAGNWTVEVFSMRQGYLPAYTVAVVPVRPRPIKLSVEVEGLPLLGRPAFIVRVSPPVPGITVAVNSSNCLYYEARTLETNSSGVAVYEPPVLLCPATIEFRARGRGYTEAVEVYQYDYSRLVPLYALILLVAVLLVAVRAIRKKH; from the coding sequence GTGGCGAGAAGGCTTTCCGCGGTTGTGCTCCTCCTCTTGGTGGTTTTCTCGGTAGCTGAGAGCTCCGGGTCTCCGGGGGTCGAGGTTACAGGCTTAACAGTCAAGGTCGGGACTCTAGTAGGCGGCGTGTTTGTCGAGAGGCCTAACAGGACTGTGAACGCCGGGGAGAAGGTCGCCGTCAAGGTCGTAGTGGAGGTGCGCGGGGATGCGGGCACGAGGTACGAGGGGAGCCTCAAGCTGTCCGTAGCCAACCCCCTCGGAGTAGTCGTGGGCGAAGACTCCAGGAACTGGTCCTCCACCCTCCGGGGCGCTGGCGAGGAGTGGGAGTTCACGTTCGTCTACGAGTTTCCCCCCTCCGCCCTGAGGGGGTACTACAACGTCGACGTCTCGGTGAAGGTTTTGAACAGCGTTTCCCGCGGGAGGGTCTCCTTCTTCTACAGGGGGCTCGTCGATAGGAGGAACGTCGTGAACGTTACCTACGTGCTCGTGCTAGAGGGCACGGGGGAAGTCGGGGAGCTGAGGGTAGCGCTCCCCCAGGCCGACTCCATGACCTTCGCCGCCGGCCCGGTAGTGTCGCCTAGGCCTTCGAGGGTAGAGAAGGACGAGCTCGGCAACGTGTACGCGGTTTACGAGAAGGTAGCCGAGGGGGCGTTCAGGAAGGAGTTCAAAGTCAGCTTCGTAGGGGTGCAGGAAGTCAGTCTGGTGAGCGCCGACGCGCCTATAGACTCTCTCAGAAGCCTCCCGCCCGGGCTCGAGGAGTTCCTGCGCCCGTCCCCGTACATAGAGAGCGATAGCCCGGAGATAGTCGAGGTTGCCAGGAGGCTTTCGTCGGGCGTCTCCACGGTGCGCCAGCTAGCGTCGAGGATAGCGGACTACGTCTCCTCGACTCTCAGGTACAACGACGCCCTCAGGAGCATAAGGGACTCCTGGAGCCTAGGAGCCCTCTGGGCTCTCCACGCGAAGCAGGGCATGTGCCTCCAGTTCGCCCGGCTGTACGTCGCCATAGCGCGTGCCGCGGGGCTACCAGCCAGGGTCGTCGAGGGGCTCGTGGTTACGCCGCCCGGAGGCTCCTCCTCGTACCTCCACGCGTACGCCGAGTTCTACCTGCCGGGCTACGGGTGGGTGCCCGTAGAGCCGCAACTCCCCGGGAGGTACGTGGGGCTCGTCCCTCCTGTCCCCGGGTACGTCCCGCTGGTCAAGGGGCTTGGGGAGGAGAGGGCGGGCTCCCGGGACTCTGTGAGCACGCAGTTTACCTACTCGTACCGCTTGTACCCCTACGAGGGGTTGTCGGGGAGCGTGAAGCTATCAGTGAAGTACCCGAGAGAGCTACTCTACGGCGACCTGATCAAGGTCAACGTCAGCGTGGAGCCTAGGGACGCGGTATCGGAGGTCGCCGTCACCGCCCCTAACGGCTCGCGCTACGAGTACAGGCTCGTAGGCCCCGGGAGCGTAGTCCTCGCGGCGAGCGACGCGGGCAACTGGACCGTCGAGGTGTTCTCGATGAGGCAGGGCTACCTGCCAGCCTACACCGTTGCAGTCGTACCGGTAAGGCCGCGTCCCATCAAGCTTTCCGTCGAGGTCGAAGGACTACCCCTCCTCGGCAGGCCAGCTTTCATAGTCAGAGTGAGCCCCCCTGTACCCGGCATAACCGTAGCTGTGAACTCCTCCAACTGCCTCTACTACGAGGCTCGGACCCTGGAGACGAACTCCTCCGGCGTCGCCGTCTACGAGCCCCCGGTACTCCTGTGCCCGGCTACCATCGAGTTCCGGGCGAGGGGGAGGGGATACACGGAGGCGGTAGAGGTTTACCAGTACGACTACTCGCGCCTAGTCCCCCTATACGCGCTAATCCTGCTCGTCGCAGTCCTGCTCGTAGCCGTGCGTGCAATACGCAAAAAGCATTAA
- a CDS encoding NAD-dependent epimerase/dehydratase family protein: MRVLVTGGAGFIGSHLVERLVARGYEVVVLDNLSSGSLENLRSVLGDVEFVRGDVRSREDVEKALRGVDAVFHFAANPEVRVGDPREHFEHNVFATFNVLEAMRRLGVSDIVFASSSTVYGDAEKLPTPEDYGPLKPISVYGASKLACEALISSYTHTFGFKGVALRYANVVGPRATRGVVKDFVRKLRENPRVLEILGDGTQRKSYVWIEDAVEATLLAWERTGEGFEAYNVGSEDAITVREVADIVVSAMGLSNVEYRFTGGVMGGRGWVGDVKNMHLDIGKLKKLGWSPRYTSRDAVRLATLEAIKGG; this comes from the coding sequence GTGAGGGTACTGGTAACCGGTGGCGCCGGCTTCATCGGTAGCCACCTCGTCGAAAGGCTCGTTGCGCGCGGCTACGAGGTCGTCGTGCTCGACAACCTGTCCTCGGGCTCCCTGGAGAACCTGAGGAGCGTGCTCGGAGACGTTGAGTTTGTCCGAGGGGACGTGAGGAGCCGGGAGGACGTCGAGAAGGCTCTTCGGGGCGTGGACGCGGTTTTCCACTTCGCCGCGAACCCCGAGGTCAGGGTTGGCGATCCCCGGGAGCACTTCGAGCACAACGTTTTCGCTACGTTCAACGTGCTTGAAGCTATGAGGAGGCTCGGCGTGTCGGACATAGTGTTCGCTTCTTCGAGCACCGTTTACGGCGACGCCGAGAAGTTGCCGACACCGGAGGACTACGGCCCCCTGAAGCCCATATCCGTGTACGGTGCCTCGAAGCTCGCGTGCGAGGCGCTCATATCCAGCTACACGCACACGTTCGGCTTCAAGGGGGTTGCGCTTCGCTACGCGAACGTCGTGGGACCGAGGGCTACGAGAGGCGTGGTGAAGGACTTCGTCAGGAAGCTGAGGGAGAACCCCCGGGTCCTCGAGATACTCGGCGACGGGACCCAGAGGAAGAGCTACGTCTGGATAGAGGACGCGGTCGAGGCAACCCTGCTGGCCTGGGAGAGGACGGGCGAGGGCTTCGAGGCATACAACGTGGGGAGCGAGGACGCCATAACGGTGAGGGAGGTTGCCGACATAGTGGTCAGCGCGATGGGCTTGTCGAACGTTGAGTACAGGTTCACCGGTGGCGTGATGGGAGGCAGGGGGTGGGTGGGGGACGTTAAGAACATGCACCTAGATATAGGCAAGCTGAAAAAGCTCGGGTGGAGCCCGAGGTACACGAGCAGGGACGCGGTGAGGCTCGCCACTCTCGAAGCGATTAAAGGCGGCTAA
- a CDS encoding TlpA family protein disulfide reductase produces the protein MRGTERLEEGLSQNGVYVYGAGRWVLSEKIPLDADGFYVVYFSNTMCGACRKFNETWFKLTKELSGATFVVVLCDWFARSCRSETAKRLFEIFDVHVSPTLVFLVRENGKITRMYKHEGTITAEGFLAVFDAFKRALGEK, from the coding sequence GTGAGAGGTACGGAGAGGCTTGAGGAGGGGCTGTCGCAGAACGGAGTCTACGTGTACGGGGCTGGGCGCTGGGTACTCTCGGAGAAGATCCCCCTGGACGCCGACGGCTTCTACGTAGTCTACTTTAGCAACACGATGTGCGGGGCGTGCAGGAAATTCAACGAGACGTGGTTCAAGCTCACCAAGGAGCTAAGCGGCGCTACGTTCGTTGTTGTCCTGTGCGACTGGTTCGCGAGATCCTGCCGCTCGGAGACCGCGAAGAGGCTCTTCGAGATATTCGACGTACACGTATCCCCCACTCTCGTCTTCCTGGTACGAGAAAACGGGAAGATAACCAGGATGTACAAGCACGAAGGCACGATAACCGCGGAGGGCTTCCTCGCCGTCTTCGATGCATTCAAGCGGGCACTGGGGGAGAAGTAG
- a CDS encoding ABC transporter ATP-binding protein: MYAVQVENLTKVFGNFQALRGVSFAVEEGEVFGLIGPNGAGKTTTFRILAGLLPPTSGKVLVLGKAPGSPELKRVVTYLPEDAGTYRNLTGYEFLRMVSELYFGRSREAEEALELGVKIASLGEKIHEKMKGYSKGMKRRIQVARALMVKPRLAILDEPTVGLDVVHAKEIRTLIKEFAREHGSTILLSSHNMLEVEDVCGEVAIIDRGVVLLQGKVRDLLSEHGARNLEELFFMVAGRGEAM; this comes from the coding sequence ATGTACGCGGTTCAGGTAGAGAATCTGACCAAGGTTTTCGGGAACTTCCAGGCGCTGAGAGGGGTTAGCTTCGCCGTCGAGGAGGGCGAGGTTTTCGGGTTGATAGGCCCTAACGGTGCCGGGAAGACGACTACCTTCAGGATACTCGCGGGGCTCCTACCCCCGACTTCCGGCAAGGTCCTCGTGCTCGGCAAGGCGCCCGGCTCCCCTGAGCTCAAGAGGGTGGTAACCTACCTGCCGGAGGACGCCGGCACTTACAGGAACCTCACGGGCTACGAGTTCCTCAGAATGGTCTCCGAGCTTTACTTCGGGAGAAGCAGGGAGGCCGAGGAGGCCTTGGAGCTCGGGGTCAAGATAGCGTCGCTGGGCGAGAAGATACACGAGAAGATGAAGGGGTACAGCAAGGGGATGAAAAGGAGGATACAGGTAGCCAGGGCCCTCATGGTGAAGCCGCGCCTAGCCATACTGGACGAGCCCACCGTGGGGCTGGACGTCGTGCACGCGAAGGAGATAAGGACACTGATCAAGGAATTCGCCAGGGAGCACGGCTCCACGATCCTCCTATCGAGCCACAACATGCTCGAAGTGGAGGATGTCTGCGGCGAGGTCGCGATAATCGATCGGGGGGTGGTGCTCCTGCAGGGCAAGGTGAGGGATCTCCTCAGCGAGCACGGGGCGCGCAACCTGGAAGAGCTGTTCTTCATGGTCGCCGGTAGGGGTGAGGCGATGTGA
- a CDS encoding ABC transporter permease: MRIRVLVAKEVKDTLRDPRIIIPFVISALILPVIGLAVSIPMKAAVQQAVEGAKVVAVIDLDRTAYSREFVEWLRSKLSVVELPADYAGNVEKAAEAASAKGASVILVLDKGFGESLSARRRAEVRVISVVDEIYFLAGVESSSVQRLVDDFALSKILEGTGIAPGVVRRPVNFSEETYVKAKGVALPYPPAALAGISMSVMLVPMIVLSMAMVVMQMSATSAAVENEEKTLETLLTLPVTSTEILLSKLAGMFIVSLVGSALEVIGLVLYLQTFAWAMTGPSAAEGLLGSAGGLSQFVGTGDVALLAASLVLSLLFSAAIGVMVGALSKDVRIASTLMSPIAMLVLIPGYIVAFAPSRFLGVYLKTLLYVVPVTQPVVMSRDIIGARVPPEAPLYLLASLTLSLAVMYLAGKFFSLETLSSLQYRVERIASRLKRK, translated from the coding sequence ATGCGTATACGCGTGCTGGTAGCCAAGGAGGTTAAGGACACGCTCCGCGACCCCCGGATAATAATCCCCTTCGTAATATCGGCCCTTATCCTGCCAGTAATAGGGCTCGCGGTCTCCATACCCATGAAGGCCGCCGTGCAACAGGCCGTCGAGGGCGCGAAGGTAGTAGCGGTCATCGACTTGGACCGCACGGCGTACAGCAGGGAGTTCGTCGAATGGCTGCGCTCTAAGCTCAGCGTTGTAGAGCTACCGGCGGACTACGCGGGCAACGTTGAGAAAGCCGCGGAAGCGGCTTCGGCGAAGGGGGCTAGTGTCATCCTGGTGCTGGACAAGGGCTTCGGCGAGAGCCTCTCGGCGCGCAGGAGGGCGGAGGTACGCGTTATAAGCGTCGTAGACGAGATATACTTCCTCGCGGGGGTAGAGTCCAGCTCGGTTCAACGGCTGGTAGACGACTTCGCTCTCTCGAAGATCCTCGAGGGAACGGGCATTGCGCCGGGGGTTGTTCGGAGGCCCGTGAACTTCTCGGAGGAGACGTACGTCAAGGCGAAGGGGGTGGCGTTGCCGTACCCGCCAGCCGCTCTCGCTGGGATCTCGATGTCCGTGATGCTTGTACCCATGATAGTCCTCTCGATGGCTATGGTTGTCATGCAGATGTCCGCCACCTCGGCGGCAGTCGAGAACGAGGAGAAAACGCTGGAAACGCTCCTCACGCTTCCCGTGACTAGCACCGAGATACTGCTCTCGAAGCTTGCCGGCATGTTCATAGTATCGCTCGTGGGGTCGGCGCTCGAAGTCATAGGCCTAGTGCTCTACCTCCAAACCTTCGCCTGGGCTATGACGGGACCATCAGCCGCGGAAGGTCTCCTCGGCTCCGCGGGGGGTCTTTCCCAGTTCGTCGGAACCGGGGACGTAGCCCTCCTGGCCGCAAGCCTCGTGCTCTCCCTCCTCTTCTCGGCCGCTATCGGCGTGATGGTCGGCGCGCTGAGCAAAGACGTGAGAATTGCGAGCACGTTGATGAGCCCTATAGCCATGCTCGTACTAATACCAGGCTACATCGTGGCGTTTGCCCCCTCGAGGTTCCTCGGAGTCTACCTGAAAACCCTACTCTACGTGGTCCCGGTGACCCAGCCGGTAGTGATGTCCAGGGATATCATCGGCGCACGGGTACCGCCGGAGGCGCCCCTCTACCTCCTCGCCTCGTTGACTCTATCCCTAGCGGTGATGTACCTGGCGGGCAAGTTCTTCTCGCTGGAGACACTGTCATCCCTGCAGTACAGGGTCGAGCGGATAGCATCGAGGCTTAAGCGGAAATAG